A part of Sinorhizobium chiapasense genomic DNA contains:
- a CDS encoding L,D-transpeptidase family protein, with product MKIIRSAAIVALMSGCAIATMDVRPASALTLMDFIRGGKKRTSPEHIQRGQPLPGMGMMVPQQIDPRTAAKPPRVTGPRYYTYKAEPLRRIATDHLLDPIVTGSVQNGALPPMLRPPLSDARQFLPEIKVRATDNVAKAVENYYGARTDFVWIDGSGVSVHAKSALAVLAQAAKVGLDPQDYAVRVPSDTFDRGDMIAREKELVQFEIAMSVATLTYVQDTVRGRIDPNKISGYHDFKRKSVDLFAFLDKMAASDDVAALIESQNPKSAQFLALKTELERLHAQTDATPRVEIAPGTLLKPGESNPELANVIAGIKLKASESLKTEHAVVLASYQGTPDYTPELVSVVEAFQKEHGLKADGVVGQASIRVLTGGDTTAGKINKIEIAMEQARWLPDGLGSRYVFINQPAFTASYTDQGVEQFSMRVVVGSKTNQTYFFQDEIQTVEVNPYWGVPQSIIVNEMLPKLRSDPGYLDRMGYQVEVGGRVVSSSAVNWYGSTSSVAVRQPPSSDNALGELKILFPNAHAIYMHDTPSKSFFKRDQRALSHGCVRLADPRRMAAAVLGTSIDEVGKQIASGSNKALQVPQKVPVYVSYFTAWPNKTGAVEYFDDVYDRDMYMDRALEATRNARRAEG from the coding sequence ATGAAAATTATCAGATCGGCAGCGATTGTGGCGCTCATGAGCGGGTGCGCGATTGCAACCATGGATGTACGGCCGGCATCGGCGCTCACCCTCATGGACTTCATCCGTGGCGGCAAGAAACGAACGTCGCCAGAGCACATCCAGCGTGGCCAGCCGCTGCCGGGCATGGGCATGATGGTCCCGCAGCAGATCGATCCGAGAACCGCCGCAAAGCCGCCGCGCGTCACCGGGCCGCGGTACTACACCTACAAGGCCGAGCCGCTGCGCCGGATCGCCACGGACCACCTGCTCGATCCTATCGTGACCGGTTCAGTGCAAAACGGCGCCTTGCCGCCGATGCTGCGCCCGCCGCTTTCGGATGCGAGGCAGTTTCTCCCCGAAATCAAAGTCCGCGCCACGGACAACGTCGCAAAGGCGGTTGAGAACTACTATGGCGCCCGGACGGATTTCGTGTGGATCGATGGCAGCGGCGTCAGCGTGCACGCCAAGTCGGCCCTTGCGGTACTCGCGCAAGCCGCGAAGGTCGGCCTCGATCCGCAGGACTATGCGGTTCGGGTACCGTCCGACACCTTCGATCGAGGCGACATGATCGCCCGCGAAAAGGAACTCGTGCAGTTTGAAATAGCGATGTCGGTCGCGACGCTGACCTATGTTCAGGATACGGTGCGCGGCCGCATCGACCCGAACAAGATCTCGGGTTATCACGACTTCAAGCGCAAGAGCGTCGACCTCTTCGCATTCCTCGACAAGATGGCGGCAAGCGACGACGTTGCGGCACTCATCGAAAGCCAGAACCCCAAGAGTGCGCAATTCCTGGCCCTCAAGACAGAACTGGAACGCCTGCACGCGCAGACGGATGCGACCCCGCGTGTGGAAATCGCCCCGGGTACGCTGCTGAAACCCGGCGAGAGCAATCCGGAGCTCGCCAACGTCATCGCCGGTATCAAGCTCAAGGCGTCCGAATCGCTGAAAACCGAGCACGCCGTCGTGCTCGCGAGCTACCAGGGAACGCCGGACTATACGCCCGAGCTGGTTTCCGTCGTCGAGGCCTTCCAGAAGGAACACGGTCTGAAGGCCGATGGCGTCGTCGGCCAGGCCTCGATCCGTGTGCTGACGGGTGGCGACACCACCGCCGGCAAGATCAACAAGATTGAAATCGCGATGGAGCAGGCGCGCTGGCTGCCGGATGGATTGGGCAGCCGCTACGTCTTCATCAACCAGCCCGCTTTCACGGCCTCCTATACGGACCAGGGCGTGGAGCAGTTCTCCATGCGCGTGGTCGTCGGCTCGAAGACGAACCAGACCTATTTTTTCCAGGACGAGATCCAGACGGTCGAGGTCAATCCCTACTGGGGCGTGCCGCAGTCGATCATCGTCAACGAGATGCTGCCGAAGCTCAGAAGCGATCCCGGCTATCTCGACCGCATGGGGTATCAGGTCGAGGTCGGTGGCCGCGTCGTGTCGTCGTCCGCCGTCAACTGGTACGGATCGACCTCCTCGGTCGCGGTGCGCCAGCCACCGAGCAGCGACAACGCGCTTGGCGAACTCAAGATCCTCTTCCCGAACGCCCATGCGATCTACATGCATGACACGCCGTCGAAGAGCTTTTTCAAGCGCGACCAGCGGGCGCTCAGCCACGGCTGCGTGCGCCTCGCCGATCCGCGCCGCATGGCCGCTGCGGTTCTTGGTACGAGCATTGACGAAGTCGGCAAACAAATAGCGAGCGGCAGCAACAAGGCCTTGCAGGTGCCGCAGAAGGTGCCGGTCTATGTTTCCTATTTTACCGCATGGCCGAACAAGACCGGTGCCGTAGAATACTTCGACGACGTCTATGACCGCGACATGTACATGGACCGGGCATTGGAGGCGACGCGCAACGCTCGCCGCGCCGAGGGATAA
- a CDS encoding DUF971 domain-containing protein, with amino-acid sequence MSEFWPTELRVSKDRHRLTVTFDDGASYDLSAELLRVLSPSAEVQGHGPGQRVTVPGKRNVQIISVQPTGNYAVRIGFDDFHDTGIFTWSYLRELGEKGAELFAAYEQELVEKGMSRDKSEKPR; translated from the coding sequence ATGAGTGAATTCTGGCCGACTGAGTTGCGCGTATCGAAGGACCGTCACCGCCTCACCGTCACCTTCGACGACGGCGCCTCCTACGACCTGTCAGCGGAACTGCTGCGCGTGCTTTCGCCTTCGGCCGAGGTGCAGGGGCACGGGCCTGGCCAACGGGTGACCGTACCCGGCAAGCGCAATGTCCAGATCATTTCTGTGCAGCCGACCGGCAATTACGCCGTGCGCATCGGCTTCGATGATTTCCATGACACGGGAATCTTTACCTGGAGCTACCTGCGCGAATTGGGAGAGAAGGGCGCGGAACTCTTCGCTGCCTATGAGCAGGAGTTGGTCGAAAAGGGCATGTCGCGCGACAAGTCGGAAAAGCCGCGCTGA
- a CDS encoding GGDEF domain-containing protein: protein MQTATSNKAPAPDIAAQITHAMRMMGVAPIPRNYELYYEAYLGSNPQLSKELAALGSRATQEELDAIGAQYFSHIHRPSGIERAHNTLAAKLSELVNLLKDEQYALENYNKVLDEAYLNMTSKSAASADILRHAIGILTEATVDTMNQGKERVQSVVQKSFEMEVIRQELDEYKRIANTDSLTRLANRRAFDDALAAVYNSEHRVNFTGLLVADIDHFKKVNDTFGHPVGDKILTSVGSVIRANLRRDAFVARTGGEEFAVILNDITQEECLQAADRIRTVLAGTPFKNSKTGVNYGPITLSVGVCMATEADDPVDLYNKADVALYSAKNAGRNRTVLFEEGMRKDSGRNWLIYRR from the coding sequence ATGCAAACGGCAACCTCGAATAAGGCGCCGGCGCCGGATATCGCCGCGCAGATCACCCACGCCATGCGGATGATGGGGGTGGCGCCAATACCGCGCAATTACGAGCTTTATTACGAGGCCTACCTCGGTTCGAATCCGCAACTGTCCAAGGAGCTTGCGGCGCTTGGAAGCCGGGCGACACAGGAAGAGCTCGACGCGATCGGCGCACAATATTTCAGCCACATTCACCGCCCGAGCGGCATCGAGCGGGCTCACAACACGCTTGCGGCCAAGCTGAGCGAGCTCGTCAACCTCTTGAAGGACGAGCAATACGCGCTCGAGAACTACAACAAGGTTCTCGATGAAGCCTATCTCAACATGACCAGCAAGAGCGCCGCGAGCGCCGACATTCTGCGCCACGCCATCGGCATCCTGACCGAAGCGACCGTCGATACGATGAACCAGGGCAAGGAGCGCGTTCAGAGCGTCGTCCAGAAATCCTTCGAGATGGAGGTAATCCGGCAGGAGCTCGATGAATACAAGCGCATCGCCAACACCGATTCCCTGACGCGCCTCGCCAACCGGCGGGCCTTTGATGATGCCCTGGCCGCCGTCTACAACAGCGAACATCGAGTCAACTTCACCGGCCTGCTCGTCGCCGATATCGACCATTTCAAGAAGGTCAATGATACGTTCGGTCATCCGGTCGGCGACAAGATTCTTACCAGCGTCGGCAGTGTCATCAGAGCGAACTTACGCCGGGATGCGTTCGTCGCGCGCACCGGCGGCGAGGAATTTGCCGTCATTCTCAATGATATCACGCAGGAGGAATGCCTCCAGGCGGCCGACCGGATCCGCACCGTGCTTGCCGGCACCCCCTTCAAGAACTCCAAGACGGGCGTCAACTACGGCCCGATCACCCTATCCGTCGGCGTTTGCATGGCGACCGAGGCGGACGATCCGGTCGATCTTTACAACAAGGCCGATGTGGCCCTCTATTCTGCCAAGAATGCCGGCCGAAACCGGACGGTCCTCTTCGAGGAGGGAATGCGCAAGGATTCCGGTCGCAACTGGCTGATCTATCGGCGATAG
- a CDS encoding MarR family winged helix-turn-helix transcriptional regulator, whose amino-acid sequence MNKKQVTTEQHHFPWDHPRFRSWIAVARACQLMQQTLTRELAHLDIKPPHLDILINLYRFDGITQQELARKLLVGRSNMSMLLPQLEKRGLIERRGDERDKRVLRLSLTPAGRTLTEEAMEIQTALIEKSLTGSPIEDCMTVAQSMERVIAFLLKEGSD is encoded by the coding sequence ATGAACAAAAAGCAAGTGACAACAGAACAACACCATTTTCCCTGGGATCATCCGCGGTTTCGAAGCTGGATCGCCGTCGCCCGCGCCTGCCAATTGATGCAGCAGACATTGACGCGGGAGCTCGCCCATCTAGACATCAAGCCGCCGCATCTCGATATCCTGATCAACCTCTATCGCTTTGACGGCATCACGCAGCAGGAACTCGCCCGCAAGTTGCTCGTCGGACGATCCAACATGAGCATGCTGCTGCCGCAGCTCGAGAAGCGCGGCCTGATAGAGCGCCGAGGAGACGAGCGCGACAAGCGCGTCTTGCGGCTCTCGCTGACACCGGCCGGCCGTACGCTCACCGAGGAGGCAATGGAGATCCAGACGGCGCTTATCGAGAAGTCGCTGACAGGCTCGCCGATCGAGGACTGCATGACGGTCGCTCAGTCGATGGAGCGGGTCATCGCCTTCCTGCTGAAGGAAGGTAGCGATTGA
- a CDS encoding pyridoxamine 5'-phosphate oxidase family protein: MTVIGTVEELKALYGETSDASIVKVTKALTVEYRQMIEASPFAALATVGPEGLDCSPRGDDHCVVRVAGDRTVLMPDWRGNNRVDSLANIVRDPRVALLFLVPGSNTTMRINGTAVVSVDPTLTGSFEVDGKHPRSVIVITIGEVYFQCARALIRSQLWSSDRFVDPASLPTPGALLKAAKADFDNETYDREWPGRAAKTMW; the protein is encoded by the coding sequence ATGACAGTCATCGGCACGGTCGAGGAACTGAAGGCGCTTTACGGCGAGACGAGCGACGCGTCGATCGTCAAAGTGACGAAGGCACTGACGGTGGAATACCGGCAGATGATCGAGGCATCGCCTTTTGCTGCGCTCGCGACCGTCGGGCCCGAGGGGCTCGATTGCTCTCCACGTGGCGACGATCATTGTGTCGTCCGGGTCGCGGGCGACAGGACTGTACTGATGCCCGACTGGCGTGGCAACAACCGCGTCGATTCGCTTGCCAACATTGTCCGCGATCCGAGGGTGGCGCTGCTGTTCCTCGTTCCCGGATCGAATACGACTATGCGCATCAACGGCACAGCGGTCGTCAGTGTCGATCCGACGCTCACAGGCTCGTTCGAGGTCGACGGCAAGCATCCGCGCAGCGTTATCGTGATCACAATCGGAGAGGTTTATTTCCAGTGCGCGCGGGCGCTCATCCGTTCGCAGCTCTGGAGCTCGGATCGCTTCGTCGATCCGGCGTCGTTGCCGACCCCCGGCGCGCTGCTGAAAGCCGCCAAGGCAGATTTCGACAACGAAACCTACGACCGGGAATGGCCCGGGCGCGCCGCCAAGACGATGTGGTAG
- a CDS encoding HAD family hydrolase: MSPPIVVFDLDGTLVDTAPDLVASLNHAVTQAGVEPVTYADLTHLVGHGARAMIERTFALRGKALSEEDLAWQMKEFVDFYHGSMPGDSLPYPGLVAALDRLQDAGLKLAVCTNKPEALATRLLEGLGLLGRFAAVAGGDTFAVRKPHAEHLLSTVANAGSIAERAVMVGDSLNDILVARNASVPSIAVPFGYSDVPIESLGPDRVIQHFDELTPHLVETLLSRKHK; the protein is encoded by the coding sequence GTGTCTCCTCCCATTGTCGTCTTCGATCTCGACGGTACGCTTGTCGACACCGCCCCGGATCTCGTCGCCAGCCTCAACCACGCAGTCACACAGGCTGGAGTCGAGCCTGTTACCTATGCGGACCTGACCCATCTCGTCGGCCACGGCGCGCGGGCGATGATCGAGCGCACCTTCGCACTGCGCGGCAAGGCACTCAGCGAAGAGGACCTTGCTTGGCAGATGAAGGAGTTCGTGGATTTCTACCACGGCTCGATGCCGGGGGATTCGCTGCCGTATCCGGGCCTCGTCGCGGCACTCGATCGTCTGCAGGATGCCGGCCTTAAGCTCGCTGTCTGCACCAACAAACCGGAAGCGCTCGCAACGCGCCTTCTCGAAGGGCTTGGGCTGCTCGGCCGGTTCGCTGCCGTCGCCGGCGGCGACACTTTCGCGGTCCGCAAGCCGCATGCGGAACATCTGCTTTCGACGGTTGCCAATGCCGGCAGCATCGCCGAGCGCGCCGTAATGGTCGGCGACAGCCTCAACGACATCCTTGTTGCGAGAAACGCGTCAGTACCCTCGATTGCAGTGCCGTTCGGCTATTCCGACGTGCCGATCGAGAGCCTCGGTCCCGATCGCGTCATCCAGCATTTCGACGAACTGACACCCCATCTGGTAGAAACGCTTCTTTCGCGAAAGCACAAATGA
- a CDS encoding DUF2059 domain-containing protein, translating to MKKLTGLARTFAAAAVLVSVSVPAVRAQDVTEDQIKTARATIAALGVTNTFDNILPRLAERLKNTLIQSSPNHQELITATVDEKALALAARRADLEREAATIYAKTFSVEELNAITEFYSSPAGKKLLDNGPIASRELLKAADIWAAGVSRDLTNDATKSLDATIGAAAPAADAGTAAPAQQ from the coding sequence ATGAAGAAACTCACAGGTCTTGCCCGCACTTTCGCAGCTGCCGCCGTTCTCGTTTCGGTTTCGGTTCCGGCGGTTCGCGCCCAGGACGTGACCGAAGATCAGATCAAGACGGCCCGCGCGACCATCGCAGCGCTTGGCGTGACCAACACTTTCGACAACATTCTGCCGCGTCTGGCCGAGCGACTGAAGAATACGCTGATCCAGTCCTCGCCGAACCACCAGGAATTGATCACCGCGACGGTCGACGAGAAGGCGCTCGCTCTTGCAGCGCGGCGTGCGGATCTGGAGCGCGAGGCCGCAACCATTTACGCCAAGACCTTCTCGGTCGAAGAGCTGAACGCGATCACCGAGTTCTACAGCTCGCCGGCCGGCAAGAAGCTGCTGGACAATGGGCCGATCGCTTCCCGCGAATTGCTGAAGGCAGCCGATATCTGGGCCGCCGGCGTTTCGCGCGACCTGACCAATGACGCGACCAAGTCGCTCGATGCGACCATCGGCGCGGCAGCACCTGCAGCCGACGCTGGTACCGCCGCTCCGGCGCAGCAGTAA
- a CDS encoding alpha/beta fold hydrolase, whose protein sequence is MASLGVKVIRPALKAVSAVSAEAAGRLAFRIFCLTPSRKPKSAKEAALLKAAVSTMERSQKVTLSFAGGWFVAHHFPRRPGAEGPRILLAHGWGSRSDYLATLIDGLLAAGAEVVALDWPGHGASPGRSLTMPQAVRAIDAAWRHFDGFDVAIGHSFGGASLACAAGAVVCDVPARVPGKLVLIGAPSEMTWLFKGFGKMMALAPAAQAAFEGMVERLSGRPVDGFDAARILGMLRRPVLVIHAEDDKEVSASHARRYDTAGPNVELYWANGFGHRRIVSAEPVIDRIKSFLGEGRKAAHLRRIA, encoded by the coding sequence ATGGCGTCCCTCGGAGTCAAGGTCATCCGTCCCGCGCTGAAAGCCGTGTCTGCCGTCTCCGCCGAAGCTGCCGGCAGGCTCGCTTTCAGGATCTTCTGTCTCACACCGAGCCGCAAGCCGAAAAGCGCCAAGGAAGCAGCCTTGCTGAAGGCGGCGGTGTCGACGATGGAGCGCTCGCAAAAGGTCACCCTGTCCTTCGCCGGTGGCTGGTTTGTCGCGCATCATTTCCCGCGGCGCCCAGGCGCTGAAGGCCCGCGTATCCTGCTCGCCCACGGCTGGGGATCGCGCAGCGACTATCTCGCGACCTTGATCGATGGCCTGCTTGCTGCCGGTGCGGAGGTGGTTGCGCTCGACTGGCCGGGGCACGGCGCTTCGCCGGGACGGTCGCTGACGATGCCGCAGGCGGTGAGGGCGATCGATGCGGCCTGGCGCCACTTCGATGGATTCGACGTCGCAATCGGCCATTCCTTCGGCGGCGCGAGCCTCGCCTGCGCGGCGGGCGCCGTCGTCTGCGATGTGCCTGCGCGGGTGCCTGGAAAACTGGTGCTGATCGGCGCGCCGAGCGAAATGACCTGGCTCTTCAAGGGTTTCGGCAAGATGATGGCTCTTGCGCCGGCCGCCCAGGCCGCCTTCGAGGGCATGGTCGAACGCCTCTCCGGTCGCCCGGTCGATGGCTTTGACGCAGCCCGCATTCTCGGCATGCTGCGAAGGCCGGTGCTCGTCATCCACGCGGAGGACGACAAGGAGGTTTCCGCCAGCCACGCCCGCCGCTACGACACGGCCGGGCCGAACGTCGAGTTGTACTGGGCAAACGGTTTCGGCCATCGCCGCATCGTGTCCGCCGAACCGGTCATTGACAGGATCAAGTCCTTCCTTGGCGAAGGCAGGAAAGCTGCTCACTTGAGAAGAATCGCCTGA
- the gor gene encoding glutathione-disulfide reductase — translation MTAFDYDLFVIGGGSGGVRSGRLAAALGKKVAIAEEFRYGGTCVIRGCVPKKLYVYASQYSEHFEDAAGFGWTVGESRFDWAKLVAAKEQEISRLEGLYRKGLANSGAEILDTRAELVGPNTVRLLASGKTVTAERIVIAVGGHPSPHDALPGHELCISSNEAFDLAELPKSILIAGGGYIAIEFANIFHGLGVETTLIYRGKEILSRFDQDLRRGLHAAMEEKGIRILCEDIIQSVSTEPQGRRVAQTMKHGELVVDQVMLALGRVPNTRGLGLENAGVKVNERGAIIVDAFSRTSAPGIYALGDVTDRVQLTPVAIHEAMCFIETEYKNNPTSPDHDLIATAVFSQPEIGTVGMTEEDAARKFDELEVYRAEFRPMKATLSGRKERMIMKLVVNAADRKVVGAHILGHDAGEMAQLLGISLKAGCTKDDFDRTMAVHPTASEELVTMYQPSYRVRKGERVA, via the coding sequence ATGACCGCTTTCGACTATGACCTCTTCGTGATCGGCGGTGGCTCGGGTGGCGTAAGAAGCGGGCGGCTGGCGGCGGCGCTCGGCAAGAAGGTGGCGATCGCCGAGGAGTTTCGTTATGGCGGCACCTGCGTCATCCGCGGCTGCGTGCCGAAGAAGCTCTATGTCTATGCGTCGCAATATTCGGAGCATTTCGAGGATGCGGCGGGATTCGGCTGGACGGTTGGCGAAAGCCGCTTCGACTGGGCGAAGCTGGTCGCGGCCAAGGAACAGGAAATCTCCCGCCTCGAGGGCCTATATCGCAAGGGGCTCGCGAATTCCGGCGCCGAAATCCTCGATACCCGCGCCGAACTCGTAGGCCCCAACACGGTGCGCCTGCTGGCGAGCGGCAAGACCGTCACCGCCGAGCGCATCGTGATCGCAGTCGGCGGGCATCCGAGCCCGCACGATGCGCTTCCGGGGCACGAGCTCTGCATCAGTTCCAACGAGGCCTTCGATCTCGCCGAACTGCCGAAATCGATCCTCATCGCCGGCGGTGGCTATATCGCTATCGAATTCGCCAACATTTTCCACGGCTTGGGCGTCGAGACGACGCTGATTTATCGTGGCAAGGAAATTCTCTCTCGCTTCGATCAGGACCTGAGGCGCGGCCTGCATGCGGCGATGGAAGAGAAGGGCATCCGCATCCTTTGCGAGGACATCATCCAGTCGGTATCGACCGAGCCACAGGGCCGACGCGTCGCCCAGACGATGAAGCATGGCGAACTTGTCGTCGACCAGGTGATGCTCGCCCTGGGGCGCGTGCCAAATACCAGGGGTCTCGGCCTCGAGAACGCCGGCGTCAAGGTCAACGAGCGCGGCGCAATCATCGTCGACGCCTTCTCGCGTACGAGCGCACCGGGCATCTACGCGCTCGGCGACGTGACCGACCGCGTACAGTTGACGCCGGTGGCGATCCACGAGGCCATGTGCTTCATCGAGACGGAATACAAGAACAACCCGACGTCGCCGGATCACGACCTGATCGCGACGGCCGTCTTCTCGCAGCCGGAGATCGGCACGGTCGGAATGACGGAAGAAGATGCGGCGCGCAAGTTCGATGAGCTCGAAGTGTACCGCGCCGAGTTCCGCCCGATGAAGGCGACCCTTTCGGGACGGAAGGAACGGATGATCATGAAGCTTGTGGTCAACGCCGCCGACCGCAAGGTGGTGGGTGCACACATCCTCGGCCACGATGCCGGCGAAATGGCGCAGCTGCTCGGAATTTCGCTGAAGGCCGGTTGCACCAAGGACGACTTCGATCGCACCATGGCCGTACATCCGACGGCCTCCGAGGAACTGGTCACCATGTATCAGCCTTCCTACCGGGTCAGAAAGGGCGAAAGGGTCGCTTGA
- the rpiA gene encoding ribose-5-phosphate isomerase RpiA — MDARQMKIKAAAAALEYVENGMRLGIGTGSTAEEFVRLLAEKVASGFQIVGVPTSERTARLCLELGVPLKSLDELPDLDLTIDGADELDGKLRLIKGGGGALLREKIVASASERMIVIADESKVVDVLGAFKLPIEVNPFGQVATRLAIEKVASRMGMTGEIVVRASGDGPFMTDGGHLILDASFGRIPDADALAAELNAIPGVVEHGLFIGIASLAIIAGPEGARTLTAS, encoded by the coding sequence ATGGACGCCCGCCAAATGAAGATCAAGGCCGCAGCCGCAGCGCTTGAATATGTCGAGAATGGCATGCGGCTTGGAATCGGTACCGGTTCAACTGCCGAAGAATTCGTCCGGCTGCTCGCCGAAAAGGTTGCGTCGGGCTTCCAGATCGTGGGGGTGCCGACGTCCGAGCGCACGGCCCGGCTTTGCCTCGAGCTCGGCGTGCCGTTGAAGTCGCTCGACGAACTGCCGGACCTGGATCTGACGATCGACGGTGCCGACGAGCTCGATGGGAAGCTGAGGCTGATCAAAGGCGGTGGCGGCGCGCTGCTGCGTGAGAAAATCGTCGCCAGCGCCTCTGAGCGGATGATCGTCATTGCCGACGAATCGAAGGTTGTCGACGTACTCGGCGCCTTCAAGCTGCCGATCGAGGTAAACCCGTTCGGCCAGGTCGCAACGCGCCTGGCGATAGAGAAGGTGGCGTCCCGGATGGGAATGACGGGCGAAATCGTCGTTCGTGCATCGGGCGACGGCCCCTTCATGACCGACGGGGGACACCTCATACTCGATGCATCTTTTGGCCGTATTCCTGATGCAGATGCGCTCGCGGCAGAGCTGAATGCCATCCCCGGGGTGGTTGAGCACGGGCTGTTTATCGGGATTGCGTCATTGGCGATCATCGCCGGTCCGGAGGGAGCCCGTACCCTGACGGCGTCCTGA
- the fumC gene encoding class II fumarate hydratase, producing the protein MTGAERCPAPGRNDRLRQRFSPRLDEPQTKAGITMTSTRTETDTFGPIEVASDRYWGAQAQRSLGNFRIGWEKQPVAIVRALGIVKQAAARANMALGRLDSAVGDSIVKAAQEVIDGKLNDHFPLVVWQTGSGTQSNMNANEVISNRAIELLGGVMGSKKPVHPNDHVNMSQSSNDTYPTAMHIACAERVTHDLLPALKHLHKALEEKVKAFDHIIKIGRTHTQDATPLTLGQEFSGYAAQVASSIKRIEMTLPGLCELAQGGTAVGTGLNAPIGFAEKVAEEIAGITGIAFTSAPNKFEALAAHDSMVFSHGAINATAAALFKIANDIRFLGSGPRSGLGELALPENEPGSSIMPGKVNPTQCEALTQVCVQVFGNHAALTFAGSQGHFELNVYNPLMAYNFLQSVQLLADAAVSFTDNCVVGIEAREDNIKAALDRSLMLVTALAPKIGYDNAAKIAKTAHKNGTTLREEAVGGGYVTNEEFDAIVRPETMIGPA; encoded by the coding sequence GTGACCGGGGCAGAGAGGTGCCCGGCACCGGGGCGTAACGACCGGCTGAGACAACGTTTCTCGCCTCGGCTTGATGAACCGCAGACGAAGGCAGGTATCACGATGACATCGACCCGCACGGAAACAGATACGTTCGGCCCCATTGAGGTGGCGAGCGACCGCTATTGGGGCGCCCAGGCGCAACGCTCGCTCGGGAACTTCAGAATCGGCTGGGAAAAGCAGCCTGTCGCGATCGTCAGGGCCCTCGGCATCGTCAAGCAGGCAGCGGCACGCGCCAACATGGCGCTCGGTCGCCTCGACTCCGCGGTTGGCGATTCGATCGTCAAGGCGGCGCAGGAGGTCATCGACGGCAAGCTCAACGATCACTTCCCGCTCGTCGTCTGGCAGACCGGTTCGGGCACACAGTCGAACATGAATGCGAACGAGGTCATTTCCAACCGGGCGATCGAACTGCTCGGCGGCGTCATGGGCTCGAAGAAGCCCGTTCATCCGAACGACCATGTGAACATGAGCCAGTCGTCGAACGACACCTATCCGACGGCCATGCACATCGCCTGCGCCGAGCGCGTGACCCATGATCTGCTGCCGGCGCTGAAGCACCTGCACAAGGCGCTCGAAGAAAAGGTGAAGGCGTTCGACCACATCATCAAGATCGGCCGCACCCACACGCAGGACGCAACGCCGCTGACGCTCGGCCAGGAATTTTCGGGCTATGCCGCGCAGGTTGCGTCCTCGATCAAGCGCATCGAGATGACCCTGCCCGGCCTCTGCGAACTTGCCCAGGGCGGCACTGCCGTCGGCACCGGTCTCAACGCGCCGATCGGCTTTGCCGAGAAGGTTGCTGAGGAGATCGCCGGCATTACCGGCATCGCTTTCACTTCGGCGCCGAACAAGTTCGAGGCGCTGGCGGCTCACGATTCGATGGTCTTCAGCCACGGCGCGATCAACGCCACGGCAGCCGCACTCTTCAAGATTGCCAACGACATCCGCTTCCTCGGCTCCGGACCGCGCTCCGGCCTCGGCGAACTGGCGCTGCCGGAAAACGAGCCGGGCTCGTCGATCATGCCGGGCAAGGTCAATCCGACTCAGTGCGAAGCGCTGACTCAGGTCTGCGTCCAGGTGTTCGGCAACCACGCGGCGCTTACCTTCGCCGGCAGCCAGGGTCATTTCGAGCTCAACGTCTACAATCCGCTGATGGCCTACAACTTCCTTCAGTCGGTACAGCTTCTCGCCGACGCGGCGGTCTCCTTTACCGACAACTGCGTCGTCGGCATCGAGGCGCGCGAGGACAACATCAAGGCGGCGCTCGACCGCTCGCTGATGCTCGTCACCGCGCTGGCGCCGAAGATCGGCTACGACAATGCCGCGAAGATCGCCAAGACCGCGCACAAGAACGGCACGACGCTGCGCGAGGAAGCCGTCGGCGGCGGTTATGTGACGAACGAGGAGTTCGACGCGATCGTTCGCCCGGAAACGATGATCGGCCCTGCCTGA